From one Candidatus Methanoplasma termitum genomic stretch:
- a CDS encoding ATP-binding protein, translated as MEKIKTFIDKPFVKVIVGIRRSGKSQLLRLIQKEILKKTDSDHIIEMNFEKSEFFDILSYIELADYIEKKIKDKKKYYIFLDEVQEVEGWEKAVNSIRLMNTDIYVTGSNSKLLDTDYSTLLGGRTISFTLYPLSFKEFIQFREECGVEKDPDIEKYIRLGGFPPISMFDFSERDATHIVTDIHNTALLRDVIKRNSVKNPQLMEKIAAFIYDNVGNLVSPLSIANYLKSQGRKGTDPETIVNYMRYLEQGFLIRRAQRYDVKGKRLLETNDKYYLADHSLQYAIRGLRADNIQGILENIVYIELVRRGFNVSVGKFDTKEIDFVAERTDGQRIYIQVCLEFSTKEVYDREFAPLKEIRDNFPKYVVSLDRFAERSDEGVIGIHLRDFLLNDEEL; from the coding sequence ATGGAAAAGATTAAGACATTCATTGACAAACCGTTCGTTAAAGTAATAGTGGGCATCAGACGGAGCGGTAAAAGCCAATTGTTGAGGCTGATCCAAAAAGAGATCCTGAAGAAGACCGATTCGGATCACATTATAGAAATGAACTTCGAGAAGTCAGAATTCTTTGACATTTTGAGTTACATTGAATTAGCTGACTACATAGAAAAAAAGATCAAAGACAAAAAGAAATATTATATTTTTTTAGACGAGGTCCAGGAGGTCGAAGGTTGGGAGAAAGCAGTCAATTCGATCCGGCTTATGAACACAGACATCTATGTCACAGGCTCCAATTCAAAACTGCTTGACACGGATTATTCCACACTTCTCGGAGGAAGGACCATTAGCTTTACCCTGTATCCGCTTTCATTCAAAGAATTCATCCAGTTCAGAGAGGAATGCGGAGTTGAAAAGGATCCCGATATTGAGAAATATATCAGACTGGGCGGTTTCCCTCCGATCTCGATGTTCGATTTTTCCGAACGTGACGCGACACACATTGTAACCGATATTCATAATACGGCCCTGTTGCGTGACGTCATTAAAAGAAACTCGGTAAAGAATCCCCAACTGATGGAAAAGATAGCCGCTTTCATTTACGATAACGTAGGCAACTTGGTCTCTCCTTTAAGCATCGCAAACTACCTGAAGAGCCAGGGTAGAAAGGGGACCGATCCGGAAACGATCGTCAATTATATGAGATACTTGGAACAGGGCTTCCTCATAAGGCGTGCGCAACGTTACGATGTAAAGGGTAAACGGCTGCTTGAGACCAATGACAAGTATTACCTTGCCGACCACAGTTTGCAATATGCGATACGAGGCTTAAGGGCGGATAATATTCAGGGAATCTTAGAAAATATCGTCTACATCGAACTTGTGAGACGGGGATTCAATGTATCCGTAGGGAAGTTTGACACAAAAGAGATAGATTTTGTTGCTGAGAGAACAGACGGTCAGCGGATATATATACAGGTGTGTCTGGAGTTCTCCACAAAAGAAGTTTATGATCGAGAATTCGCTCCGCTGAAAGAGATAAGGGACAACTTCCCGAAATATGTGGTTTCGTTGGACAGATTCGCAGAACGCTCCGATGAGGGAGTAATCGGCATTCATTTGAGGGACTTTTTGCTGAATGATGAAGAATTATAA
- a CDS encoding epoxyqueuosine reductase — MAGLTKELALKMPLNLGASKSGIATRETLRGQHLADMEYVLPDARSAIIFCVPFDQSLIEPFLSKKSFELSTNKIRTTTFAFGISFEISTVLTSLGYKAYPIASNFAFRKESENGIFDRIPPISLKLMARACGLGHIAQSGLLINKEYGAAFSLGGVVTDADLEPTPPLPESGNYCDGCLMCKRACIVDHINPGRVTIELGNETIRAGNCRLPARCAYPCGGLTGLHRSGEWSTWSPGRFPLPEDDEEYRTISKKYVQRYLQRKREGAISYNPLLAYPYEMQYACCNCQFVCHPDLEERKKRFGMLRNSGVVVEKEDGRVYAVTPQEAKKFISEMPPERKKLFTDE, encoded by the coding sequence ATGGCAGGCTTAACAAAAGAACTCGCACTGAAGATGCCTCTCAACCTGGGGGCATCCAAATCCGGCATCGCTACAAGGGAAACGCTCAGAGGTCAGCATCTGGCGGATATGGAATATGTGCTTCCGGATGCAAGATCGGCAATAATATTCTGCGTACCGTTCGATCAAAGTCTCATCGAACCCTTCCTTAGCAAAAAGAGCTTTGAGTTAAGCACCAATAAGATAAGAACGACCACATTCGCTTTCGGAATATCTTTTGAAATATCCACGGTGCTCACATCGTTAGGCTATAAGGCATACCCCATCGCTTCGAACTTTGCCTTCAGGAAAGAGTCCGAGAACGGTATTTTTGACCGTATACCTCCCATATCGCTCAAGCTGATGGCGAGAGCCTGCGGACTGGGGCACATAGCACAGTCTGGCCTTCTCATCAACAAGGAGTACGGAGCGGCGTTCTCTCTTGGCGGTGTAGTAACGGACGCAGATCTGGAACCCACCCCGCCGCTGCCCGAGAGCGGGAACTATTGTGACGGATGCCTGATGTGTAAAAGGGCGTGCATCGTCGACCATATCAACCCCGGGAGAGTAACGATAGAACTCGGGAACGAGACAATAAGGGCCGGCAACTGCAGATTGCCCGCAAGGTGCGCATACCCATGCGGAGGGCTTACCGGATTGCATAGGAGCGGCGAATGGTCAACATGGTCGCCCGGACGTTTTCCGCTGCCGGAGGACGATGAGGAGTACCGTACTATTTCAAAGAAATATGTGCAAAGATACCTTCAAAGAAAAAGAGAGGGCGCGATATCTTACAACCCCTTGCTGGCGTATCCTTATGAGATGCAGTATGCATGTTGCAATTGTCAATTCGTCTGTCATCCGGACTTAGAAGAAAGGAAAAAAAGATTCGGGATGCTGAGGAACAGCGGCGTAGTCGTAGAGAAAGAGGACGGACGAGTATATGCGGTCACGCCACAGGAGGCGAAGAAATTCATTTCTGAGATGCCGCCGGAGAGAAAAAAACTGTTCACTGACGAATGA
- a CDS encoding GNAT family N-acetyltransferase — translation MWRTFPIQTSNLYLRPFKITDAAKAYENWMSDDDVTEFLTWDTHRSPEESENIIGKWVREYEYGTMEWCIVHKRKEEPIGSIAAVQDFPEMRYCEIGYCIGKEHWGKGYMTETVKAVTEYIFRNTDYIWIQARCDSENYGSRKCLEKCGYKLAAVFELPNERMGGEIRTYHMMSIERKDIRM, via the coding sequence ATGTGGAGAACGTTCCCGATCCAAACATCCAACCTTTACCTAAGGCCGTTCAAGATAACGGATGCGGCGAAGGCGTACGAGAATTGGATGTCGGATGATGACGTGACCGAATTCCTGACCTGGGACACGCACAGATCTCCCGAAGAATCGGAAAATATAATAGGGAAGTGGGTACGAGAATATGAATACGGCACCATGGAATGGTGCATTGTGCACAAACGGAAGGAAGAACCGATAGGGAGCATCGCTGCGGTGCAGGATTTCCCGGAAATGAGATACTGCGAGATCGGGTATTGCATCGGAAAGGAACACTGGGGGAAAGGGTACATGACGGAAACGGTGAAAGCTGTGACAGAATACATCTTTAGGAATACGGATTATATCTGGATCCAGGCAAGATGCGACTCCGAGAACTACGGATCGAGAAAATGTCTCGAAAAATGCGGCTACAAACTGGCTGCGGTCTTTGAACTTCCCAATGAAAGGATGGGCGGAGAGATAAGAACATACCATATGATGAGTATCGAACGCAAAGATATCCGGATGTGA
- a CDS encoding DUF5685 family protein, with translation MFGYTIPLYMKMSPSDLSSYRRYYCETCHQLKSEFGVVSTSAVNYDMTFNTIIMNSFTGDCPYFDGTKISPVCVFKDPKADSDLFRKMAAYTILLTKWELVDDKYDKPSIKSSAASVILGKAISKAERKYPEYDDVVGKGFEKLRSMEEAGCSDAVRMGETFGRSLAFALKDIAGEQADDGLENIFTHLTAAVYMMDAVDDLDQDYLDDTYNPLLAGGKPFKNKMQFINDNMYEISGSLNKVIGDLQASYSALKEKMKCDVGVTDNIVYYGIPDSAKNVMLGSSLAKASVKNTFEGRKKRNASY, from the coding sequence ATGTTCGGATACACCATCCCTCTTTACATGAAAATGTCCCCGTCGGACCTTTCCTCATACAGAAGGTACTATTGCGAGACCTGCCACCAGCTCAAATCGGAATTCGGAGTTGTGTCTACGTCTGCCGTAAATTATGATATGACATTCAACACGATCATAATGAACTCATTCACAGGCGACTGTCCTTATTTCGATGGTACGAAAATATCACCTGTCTGCGTGTTCAAAGATCCAAAGGCCGATTCCGATCTTTTCAGGAAAATGGCGGCATACACGATCCTCCTGACAAAATGGGAGCTTGTTGATGACAAATATGATAAACCTTCGATAAAAAGCAGTGCGGCCTCCGTGATACTGGGAAAAGCGATATCTAAGGCCGAACGTAAGTATCCGGAATACGATGATGTTGTGGGGAAAGGATTCGAAAAACTCAGAAGCATGGAAGAGGCCGGGTGTTCAGACGCTGTGCGTATGGGCGAGACATTCGGCAGATCCCTTGCGTTCGCACTGAAAGATATCGCCGGGGAACAGGCAGATGACGGCCTGGAGAACATTTTCACCCATCTGACCGCCGCAGTGTATATGATGGACGCGGTGGACGACCTCGACCAAGATTATTTAGATGATACGTACAACCCCCTGCTGGCAGGCGGCAAACCGTTCAAGAATAAGATGCAGTTCATTAACGACAACATGTACGAGATATCCGGCTCCCTGAACAAGGTCATAGGTGATCTCCAGGCATCGTATTCGGCTCTGAAGGAAAAGATGAAGTGCGATGTGGGCGTGACCGACAACATTGTATACTACGGAATACCGGATTCGGCAAAGAACGTCATGCTCGGTTCAAGTCTGGCAAAGGCTTCCGTTAAGAATACATTCGAAGGACGCAAAAAAAGGAACGCCTCATACTGA
- the thpR gene encoding RNA 2',3'-cyclic phosphodiesterase yields MEKIRSFISIGIPKMPPIQDSLKELKDIRGVGVSKEIHLTLRFLGDVDASKLKKLSAHMRSLENYHNFDVSMKGIGAFPNNNSPRVVWIGSAPGEPFSSILSDLDKMLDSIGIDYDRKPFKAHITIGRVRDPSKRLTEFINENKELEVGSFVCSEIFLMKSVLTAQGAEHSVIDSFHLHKEKS; encoded by the coding sequence ATGGAAAAGATAAGGTCGTTCATATCGATCGGCATTCCGAAGATGCCTCCGATCCAAGACTCCTTGAAAGAATTGAAAGATATCCGGGGGGTCGGCGTGTCAAAGGAGATCCACCTTACTCTGCGGTTCCTGGGTGATGTGGATGCTTCGAAATTGAAGAAATTGTCCGCACATATGAGATCTTTAGAAAATTATCACAATTTTGATGTATCTATGAAAGGTATAGGAGCATTTCCGAATAACAATTCCCCCCGTGTTGTCTGGATAGGCTCCGCACCGGGGGAGCCGTTCTCAAGCATTCTTTCCGATCTCGACAAAATGCTGGATTCTATCGGGATAGATTATGACAGGAAGCCCTTCAAGGCACACATCACCATCGGCAGGGTAAGAGACCCCTCGAAACGCCTTACAGAGTTCATTAATGAAAACAAGGAACTCGAGGTCGGTTCTTTTGTTTGCTCTGAGATCTTCCTTATGAAAAGTGTGCTTACAGCCCAGGGCGCAGAGCACTCTGTGATTGATTCATTCCATCTTCATAAAGAAAAAAGTTAA
- a CDS encoding peptidylprolyl isomerase — translation MADNDAKKMVRLDYKAYFAEGGRLYDTTDEAAAKEADIFNEKYTYAPMAYIVGSGKLFPALDDAISDAEVGKEIEVTIPTEEAAGPRDPKLIEVYPIKEFHKQEINPYPGLQVTLGNRVGHVMSVGAGRVRVDFNSQLAGFDLLYKLTVTEIIDKPEDKAKAILEVDFGDSEGFSFAFPEGKVVVTLSEITKFHQDWQVARFKVVTDLREAFGVDTVEFVEVWSAKKKDE, via the coding sequence ATGGCAGACAATGACGCTAAAAAGATGGTCCGCCTGGACTACAAGGCATATTTCGCAGAGGGCGGCAGGCTTTACGACACAACAGACGAGGCCGCAGCCAAAGAGGCAGACATCTTCAACGAGAAGTACACATACGCACCCATGGCATACATCGTGGGATCCGGGAAACTATTCCCCGCACTCGATGATGCGATCTCAGACGCTGAGGTAGGAAAGGAAATCGAGGTCACAATCCCCACAGAGGAAGCCGCGGGCCCCAGGGATCCCAAGCTCATTGAGGTATATCCGATAAAAGAGTTCCACAAACAGGAGATCAACCCGTACCCCGGACTTCAGGTCACACTCGGGAACCGCGTAGGACATGTCATGTCCGTAGGCGCAGGGCGTGTAAGGGTCGACTTTAACAGCCAGCTTGCGGGATTCGACCTGTTGTACAAACTCACTGTCACAGAGATCATCGACAAGCCCGAGGACAAAGCAAAAGCGATCCTTGAGGTCGACTTCGGCGACAGCGAAGGATTCTCATTTGCATTCCCCGAAGGAAAGGTCGTTGTTACGCTTTCGGAGATCACAAAATTCCACCAGGACTGGCAGGTCGCAAGGTTCAAAGTGGTGACCGATCTCAGAGAGGCCTTCGGCGTTGATACAGTTGAATTCGTCGAGGTCTGGTCTGCAAAGAAGAAGGACGAATAA
- a CDS encoding acetate uptake transporter, translating into MGETLTTSTSNELANPVTLGLYGFALAVILLSIHNLGYFGMDPTVIMAAIFMGGIAQLIAGLIEMKKNSMFTGTVFTLLGLFWIAFGILQMGALGVISLGAPNHTSLSTFFLIFTILVILLTFGTFKLPKSFIITFLLIVVTLVLLTSGAFLEESILTKAGGVVGFLAGAAAVYIASAEIYAEQYKKPILPL; encoded by the coding sequence GTGGGTGAAACCTTAACAACTTCAACTTCAAATGAGTTAGCCAACCCGGTAACGTTAGGTCTTTACGGGTTCGCTTTGGCAGTGATATTGCTATCGATACACAATCTCGGATACTTCGGAATGGATCCGACTGTGATAATGGCGGCAATATTTATGGGTGGTATAGCACAGTTAATCGCTGGATTGATAGAGATGAAGAAGAACAGCATGTTCACGGGGACCGTATTCACATTATTGGGGCTCTTCTGGATAGCATTCGGTATCTTACAGATGGGTGCATTAGGAGTGATCTCATTGGGTGCGCCGAACCACACTTCTTTGTCCACATTCTTCCTTATATTCACGATATTGGTAATATTGCTGACATTCGGTACGTTCAAGCTCCCGAAGTCATTCATTATTACCTTTTTGCTGATAGTCGTGACATTGGTCCTGCTGACAAGCGGAGCATTCTTGGAAGAATCGATCCTCACGAAGGCAGGCGGTGTTGTCGGGTTCCTAGCGGGAGCGGCAGCAGTCTACATAGCATCCGCCGAAATATATGCCGAGCAGTACAAGAAGCCCATACTGCCCCTTTAA
- a CDS encoding InlB B-repeat-containing protein, with protein MKTDKMMIAAIATFGALMFLSAFGALSQSNDNSAADATYVLTVSVTEGSGTIEYKIDNAEFTTYTAPVPITAGSTVVVKPIPASGYVFYKWVTPTNLFSPTLTFNDVNASINLNAQFKDETTAPEKTVLTFTGNNVIWKIGGDSGGAVQVGDTFSFFPGTVITVKADPFTGFKGPITITVDGASYNAGDNFTVPASNATFEATGATPIQNFTVTLHVHGYGTVEGAGTFAESSTVTIKAIADEGSVFKEWSDGNTEAVRTITVDSNIELTASFVKDSGGPGEGSNNGGSSMVIYVVIIAIVLAVICVVVWFLWFKKP; from the coding sequence ATGAAAACAGACAAAATGATGATCGCGGCAATTGCGACCTTTGGCGCGCTAATGTTCTTGTCAGCATTCGGTGCTTTGTCGCAGAGCAATGACAATTCTGCTGCAGACGCCACATATGTACTGACCGTCTCAGTTACAGAGGGGAGCGGTACGATAGAATACAAAATCGATAATGCTGAATTCACAACTTATACTGCGCCCGTGCCTATCACAGCGGGCTCAACAGTAGTTGTGAAACCGATTCCAGCTAGTGGTTATGTGTTCTATAAATGGGTAACGCCAACCAATTTATTCAGTCCGACGCTGACGTTTAATGATGTTAACGCTTCCATAAATCTTAATGCACAGTTCAAAGATGAGACAACGGCTCCCGAGAAGACCGTTCTCACATTTACGGGAAATAATGTGATATGGAAAATTGGGGGTGACTCCGGGGGTGCCGTGCAAGTTGGGGATACCTTTTCCTTTTTCCCCGGAACCGTAATAACTGTGAAAGCGGACCCATTTACGGGATTCAAAGGGCCGATAACCATTACGGTTGATGGTGCTTCATACAACGCAGGCGATAATTTCACTGTACCGGCCAGTAACGCAACGTTTGAAGCCACCGGTGCAACGCCGATCCAGAATTTCACAGTGACCCTACATGTCCATGGGTACGGGACTGTGGAAGGTGCCGGAACATTTGCCGAATCCTCAACGGTGACGATAAAAGCTATCGCCGACGAAGGTAGCGTGTTCAAAGAGTGGTCCGACGGCAATACGGAGGCGGTGCGTACAATAACGGTGGATTCGAACATCGAACTGACCGCGTCGTTCGTCAAAGATTCCGGCGGACCCGGCGAAGGATCGAATAACGGCGGAAGCTCGATGGTCATTTACGTAGTGATCATAGCCATAGTTCTGGCCGTTATCTGCGTAGTAGTATGGTTCCTCTGGTTCAAGAAACCTTAA
- a CDS encoding asparagine synthase-related protein, with product MLKSYNIEVISPHMPFRYAGMEKTIVNAIKDAVEGKDVAVAFSGGLDSGLMSAIAKKYADSVHLYTCGTTKSHDTIMAKDLSEKLELPWTLAEISKRNVELLIKEMIAATGTTDPFTISYELQLFCVCREAKEDVVITGQGADEYFMGCAKFVDQTDNDYEMQRKAAVDRLLKVSIPCELFIAKHFGKELLYPYMSDEVLSGVRELDENDLKPKDMDSRKIVLREIAEDLGYPYIATRPKKSSQYGSGTTDIIRALAREKGLFYNEYIASLCDEVLFNGNSKGRGSVINARIDSIVKVEAEKILQQLRLSPSEAVEMFYRRIIEDGGIQSVERPAKKDR from the coding sequence ATGTTGAAGTCTTATAACATAGAGGTAATATCGCCGCATATGCCTTTCAGATATGCCGGAATGGAAAAAACTATTGTCAACGCTATAAAGGACGCTGTCGAGGGGAAGGATGTTGCCGTTGCCTTCTCGGGCGGGTTGGACTCGGGGTTGATGTCGGCCATTGCCAAGAAGTATGCCGACTCGGTTCATTTGTACACATGCGGGACAACCAAATCACATGACACAATAATGGCAAAGGATCTTTCCGAAAAGCTGGAGCTTCCGTGGACGCTCGCCGAGATATCAAAAAGGAATGTCGAACTGCTCATAAAAGAAATGATCGCCGCCACCGGCACTACAGATCCGTTCACCATCTCCTACGAGCTGCAGCTGTTCTGTGTCTGCAGGGAAGCGAAAGAGGACGTCGTAATAACAGGCCAGGGCGCGGATGAATATTTCATGGGATGTGCGAAATTCGTCGACCAGACCGACAACGATTATGAGATGCAAAGGAAAGCGGCCGTGGACAGACTTCTGAAAGTATCCATTCCATGCGAATTATTTATCGCCAAACACTTCGGAAAAGAGCTTCTTTATCCGTATATGTCGGACGAAGTGTTATCCGGCGTCAGGGAACTCGACGAGAATGATCTGAAACCAAAGGATATGGATTCCAGGAAGATAGTCCTTCGAGAGATAGCGGAGGACCTGGGATATCCGTACATCGCGACAAGGCCGAAGAAGTCATCGCAATACGGTTCCGGAACCACAGACATCATCCGTGCGTTGGCAAGGGAAAAAGGATTGTTCTATAACGAGTACATCGCATCCCTGTGCGACGAGGTTTTATTTAACGGGAATTCAAAGGGCAGAGGCTCGGTCATCAACGCGCGCATCGATTCGATCGTTAAGGTCGAGGCCGAGAAGATATTGCAGCAGCTGAGGCTGTCGCCATCTGAGGCGGTGGAGATGTTCTATCGGAGGATCATTGAGGACGGCGGCATACAGTCAGTCGAAAGACCTGCGAAGAAAGATCGTTGA
- a CDS encoding MATE family efflux transporter, translating into MEGSEMTKDVEVLLGNPKKAILAMAIPTTIALVAQSVTNLTDAMWVSGLGTDALAAVGIVFPLFFIMVGIGQGIGIGAAAAISKRIGADNKADADRTAAQAVAYMIVASVIVTIVLLIFLEPILRFLGTGASEETIQQCLRFARPMVMFTIVFLAVGVMSNVIRSEGAAKRSMYVVIMVAVINLIIEPFFIYDYGLGWGMTGASLATIVAEAAGIMVIIYWYIIKKDLFLKFRFRGFRFDRLIAKDIFSVGIPAAFQMIVISLVSIFMLRILLMAGGDDGVAIYSSDWRIISILTIPVMGIAMGIVPVCAAALGAERYDKIKDAYNYALKISISLMVVVMIITIIFAPQMNMAFTYSADTEHLRGGMTDFLRIAALFLPFFAMGNCAESLFQSLGMGVRSLTSTIFRNFLMIPLCYAAAVLTSGLTYIWWGASFAEIIASGLVLIWSFYVLRGFIRRRSGIDRKPSEACSN; encoded by the coding sequence GTGGAAGGATCCGAGATGACCAAGGATGTTGAAGTTCTTCTCGGGAATCCGAAAAAAGCTATTCTTGCGATGGCGATCCCCACCACAATAGCGCTGGTGGCCCAATCCGTTACCAACCTGACCGATGCCATGTGGGTGTCCGGCTTAGGAACAGATGCGCTTGCCGCAGTAGGGATAGTGTTCCCGCTTTTCTTCATAATGGTGGGGATCGGTCAGGGTATCGGCATAGGTGCCGCTGCTGCGATCTCGAAAAGGATAGGTGCAGATAACAAAGCAGATGCAGACAGAACGGCCGCTCAGGCCGTGGCATACATGATAGTTGCCAGCGTGATAGTGACCATAGTGCTTTTGATATTTCTTGAACCCATTTTGAGATTTTTGGGGACCGGCGCCAGCGAGGAGACCATACAACAATGCCTCAGGTTCGCAAGACCGATGGTAATGTTCACGATCGTGTTCCTGGCAGTCGGGGTGATGTCCAATGTCATCAGATCGGAAGGGGCCGCCAAGCGATCCATGTATGTGGTGATCATGGTGGCGGTCATCAATCTGATAATAGAACCGTTCTTCATTTATGACTACGGACTCGGATGGGGTATGACCGGAGCATCGCTCGCCACTATAGTCGCGGAGGCGGCAGGTATAATGGTGATAATCTATTGGTACATTATCAAAAAGGATCTGTTCCTGAAGTTCAGATTCAGAGGCTTCAGATTTGACCGGCTGATAGCGAAGGATATCTTCAGTGTGGGTATCCCGGCCGCTTTCCAGATGATCGTGATATCGCTCGTTTCGATATTCATGCTCCGTATATTGCTTATGGCGGGCGGAGATGACGGCGTTGCGATATACTCCTCAGACTGGAGGATCATCAGCATCCTTACGATACCGGTTATGGGTATCGCGATGGGAATAGTCCCTGTATGTGCCGCCGCGCTCGGAGCGGAACGTTATGATAAGATCAAGGACGCTTACAACTATGCGCTGAAGATCTCCATCTCATTGATGGTTGTTGTTATGATTATTACGATCATCTTCGCACCGCAGATGAATATGGCCTTCACATATTCGGCTGATACTGAGCATTTGAGAGGAGGCATGACCGATTTCCTCAGAATAGCGGCATTGTTCCTGCCGTTCTTTGCGATGGGGAATTGTGCCGAATCGCTTTTCCAATCCTTGGGAATGGGAGTGAGGTCTCTGACCTCTACGATATTCAGGAATTTCCTGATGATCCCTCTTTGCTATGCCGCAGCGGTACTGACATCCGGACTGACATACATCTGGTGGGGAGCATCGTTCGCAGAGATAATAGCATCCGGACTCGTCCTTATATGGAGCTTCTATGTCCTGAGAGGCTTCATCAGGCGCAGATCCGGAATCGATAGAAAGCCGTCCGAAGCGTGTTCGAACTGA
- a CDS encoding DUF7523 family protein — protein sequence MSNIASKESLAERTRAYIDAHPSIKDCIAKGLINYSSLARMIMKDMNVDNEEAVMIACRRYAGRLNTTSDHELSILKILKDSRLEMRTKTCIVTAKNDWTVLHKMDSLFKDLWNENSIMQVVQSASAVTIIADSMLKDRIVDTVGRFNIIKIRENLVEIAVKSPEKIVDTSGVIAYLITNLSDAGINIEETVSCHTDTIFIVGEKDMINAYSVLTKCIQSAENLIKN from the coding sequence ATGTCCAACATTGCATCAAAAGAAAGTCTTGCGGAAAGAACAAGAGCATATATAGATGCGCATCCGAGCATTAAAGACTGTATAGCTAAAGGCCTGATAAACTACTCTTCTCTGGCCAGGATGATAATGAAGGATATGAATGTCGATAATGAAGAGGCCGTGATGATCGCATGCCGCCGGTATGCGGGCAGGCTGAATACCACAAGCGACCATGAGCTCAGCATACTCAAGATCCTCAAGGACAGCAGATTGGAGATGAGGACGAAAACGTGCATTGTCACAGCGAAGAACGACTGGACCGTTCTTCACAAGATGGACAGCTTATTCAAGGATCTGTGGAACGAGAATTCCATCATGCAGGTGGTACAGTCGGCATCGGCTGTGACGATAATAGCGGACAGCATGCTCAAGGACAGGATCGTCGATACCGTCGGAAGGTTCAATATCATAAAGATAAGGGAGAATCTCGTGGAGATCGCAGTCAAGTCTCCCGAGAAGATCGTGGACACAAGCGGTGTTATCGCTTATCTCATAACGAACCTCTCCGATGCGGGCATCAACATCGAAGAGACGGTCAGTTGCCACACGGACACGATATTCATTGTCGGCGAGAAAGATATGATCAATGCGTACTCCGTGCTGACCAAATGCATACAGTCGGCCGAGAACCTGATCAAGAACTGA